The Buchnera aphidicola str. APS (Acyrthosiphon pisum) genome has a segment encoding these proteins:
- the rpsH gene encoding 30S ribosomal protein S8, with product MSMQDPVADMLTRIRNGQLANKYSVKMPSSKLKKSIIQLLKEEGYIKDYNVTGDTKLELEVFLKYFQGKSVVDMIQRISRPSLRIYKNKNNLPKVMSGLGIAVISTSKGVMTDRMARQEGLGGEVICYVA from the coding sequence ATGAGTATGCAAGATCCAGTAGCGGATATGTTAACCCGTATTCGAAATGGTCAATTAGCAAATAAATATTCTGTTAAAATGCCTTCATCGAAATTAAAAAAATCAATTATTCAATTATTAAAAGAAGAAGGTTATATTAAAGATTATAATGTTACGGGTGATACTAAACTAGAATTGGAAGTATTTTTAAAATATTTTCAAGGGAAGTCAGTAGTAGATATGATTCAACGTATTAGTAGGCCTAGTTTGCGTATATATAAAAACAAAAATAATCTACCTAAAGTAATGTCCGGTTTAGGAATAGCCGTAATTTCTACTTCTAAAGGGGTTATGACAGATCGTATGGCTCGTCAAGAAGGTCTTGGCGGTGAAGTTATTTGTTATGTGGCTTAA
- the rpsE gene encoding 30S ribosomal protein S5: MANIEKKNHNDLQEKLITVNRVSKTVKGGRIFSFTALTVVGNGDGKVGFGYGKAREVPAAIQKAMEQARRNMITIPLVNKTLQHSLKGSHTGSNVFMKPASDGTGIIAGGAMRAVLEVAGIHNVLAKTYGSTNPINVVRATMNGLVNMKSPEMIAAKRNKRIKDILG; encoded by the coding sequence ATGGCTAATATTGAAAAAAAAAATCACAATGATTTACAAGAAAAATTAATTACAGTAAATCGTGTATCAAAAACCGTCAAAGGCGGTCGAATATTTTCTTTTACAGCATTAACTGTAGTAGGAAATGGAGACGGAAAAGTTGGTTTTGGTTATGGAAAAGCACGTGAAGTACCCGCCGCTATTCAGAAAGCTATGGAGCAAGCAAGACGTAATATGATTACTATACCATTAGTCAATAAAACTTTACAACACTCTCTCAAGGGTTCTCATACTGGATCAAATGTGTTTATGAAACCTGCTTCTGATGGAACTGGTATCATTGCAGGAGGCGCTATGCGAGCAGTTTTAGAGGTAGCAGGAATACATAATGTTTTAGCTAAAACTTATGGTTCAACTAATCCAATCAATGTAGTTCGAGCTACTATGAATGGTTTAGTTAATATGAAGTCTCCAGAAATGATCGCTGCTAAAAGAAATAAACGTATTAAAGATATATTAGGATAA
- the rplR gene encoding 50S ribosomal protein L18 has translation MIFSNKNKIISRIRRSMKTRCKIKKLGAIRLVVHRTSRHMYAQIISSKEAKVLVFASTLERKINCSLKYTGNKEAAAKIGKIIAERALSKGISHVSFDRSGFKYHGRVQVLAESAREVGLKF, from the coding sequence ATGATTTTTTCTAATAAAAATAAAATAATTTCTCGTATACGCCGATCTATGAAAACACGTTGTAAAATCAAAAAACTAGGTGCTATTCGACTAGTAGTACATCGTACTTCACGACACATGTATGCTCAAATCATTTCTTCTAAAGAAGCAAAAGTTTTGGTTTTTGCCTCAACATTAGAAAGAAAAATAAATTGTAGTTTGAAATATACAGGAAATAAAGAAGCTGCGGCAAAAATAGGTAAAATTATTGCAGAACGTGCCCTTTCAAAGGGAATATCTCATGTTTCTTTTGATCGATCTGGTTTTAAATATCATGGGCGTGTACAAGTTTTAGCTGAATCTGCACGTGAAGTTGGGCTGAAGTTTTAA
- the rpsN gene encoding 30S ribosomal protein S14 gives MAKQSMKAREVKRVKLANKFYTQRHELKNIISNMSISEEERWNAVLKLQSFPRDSSPSRQRNRCRQTGRPHAFLRKFGLSRIKVREAAMKGEIPGLKKASW, from the coding sequence ATGGCTAAACAATCAATGAAAGCGCGTGAAGTTAAACGTGTAAAATTAGCTAATAAATTTTATACACAACGTCATGAATTAAAAAATATTATTTCTAATATGAGTATATCAGAGGAAGAGCGTTGGAATGCGGTGCTTAAATTACAATCTTTTCCGCGTGATTCCAGTCCGTCACGTCAAAGAAACAGATGCCGTCAAACAGGTCGTCCTCATGCTTTTTTGCGTAAATTTGGATTAAGTCGTATTAAAGTAAGAGAGGCCGCTATGAAAGGTGAAATACCTGGTTTAAAAAAAGCAAGTTGGTAA
- the rplF gene encoding 50S ribosomal protein L6, whose amino-acid sequence MSRVAKCPIVIPSGVNVQLDLQDISIKGKYGHLSRTIHQSVKIEFLNNQIIFSPRLGFSNGWAQAGTSRALVNSMIIGVSEKFSKKLQLSGVGYRVSITKDNIINMSLGYSHIITYHLPKGINAENLSPTEIIIQGIDKQLVGQIAANLRSYRTPEPYKGKGIRYSNEVVRIKEAKKK is encoded by the coding sequence ATGTCTCGTGTTGCTAAATGTCCAATTGTTATTCCTTCTGGCGTTAATGTTCAGTTAGATTTGCAAGATATATCAATTAAAGGAAAATACGGTCATCTTTCACGTACTATTCATCAATCAGTTAAAATTGAATTTTTAAACAATCAAATAATTTTTTCACCACGTTTAGGTTTTTCTAATGGTTGGGCACAAGCAGGAACTTCAAGAGCTCTCGTAAATTCTATGATTATAGGCGTGTCTGAAAAATTTAGTAAAAAATTACAATTATCTGGGGTTGGATACCGTGTTTCAATAACAAAAGATAATATAATTAATATGTCGCTAGGTTATTCACATATAATTACATATCATTTGCCTAAGGGTATTAATGCAGAAAATTTATCTCCTACAGAAATTATTATTCAAGGTATAGATAAACAATTAGTTGGTCAGATTGCAGCTAATTTGCGTTCTTATCGTACACCAGAACCTTACAAAGGAAAAGGCATACGATATTCAAATGAAGTTGTACGTATAAAAGAGGCTAAAAAGAAATAA